The genomic interval GTCATAGCCCGGGTTGATCTGCACCTTGCCGGCACGCATGAGACCTATGGCTTCTGCGATAAGAGGTGACATCACACGCTCGATCTCTCCAAGCGGTGCCTCCATGAGCACGCTAAATTCATTGCCGAGCCTTGCCAGCATATTGTCGTACTCTTCCCTGACAGACCTGCTGTTTGGACCGACGCCACGGGCCTCAGCCAGGACTTCCTGCAGGGGGATGAGCGAATGGTACGGGGGCGCTCCTGGCGGTTTGAATCCGGGCTCTCTGTCCGCCAGGACCTCAACTCTGTGCATCACGCCGACCGTGAGCCGCTTGCCACAGACAGGGCAGCGGTACTCGTTGTTCTTGGTTTCGCGAGGAGAGTAGCGCACGCCGCAGGCTCTGTGACCGTCATAGTGATATTTCCCCTCTTCAGGAAAAAACTCGATGGTGCCGAGAAAACCTCTGCGGGTAGTAATCGATTCTTTGATCGCCCGGTACGTAAGATCCGTATCGAAGATATTGGCCTCCCTGCCCATCTTGGGCGCTGAGTGCGCGTCGGAATTTGAGATGAGCGTGATCTCATCCAGGGCTGAGAGGCGCCAGTTCATAGCCGGGTCTGACGAGAGTCCCGTCTCGATTGCATGGATGTGCGGCGTCAACTCCTCAAAGCATTCGTCGAGGGAATCGAATCCGGATGCAGCGCCGAACACAGAGAAATGAGGCGTCCACGCATGAGCCGGGATGAACATAACCTGATCCGAGGCATCCAGCGCAATCCTTAGAAGTTCCCTGGCATCAAGCCCGAGGATCGGCCTTCCATCCGACGTTATATTGCCGATCCTGGCGAGGGCCAGGTTAAACCTTGCAGCGCTCTGCAAATCAGGCAGAAGGACGAGACAGTGAATTTTGCGCGTCTTGTCGCCTTTCTTATAGATGCAGCTTATTTCAACCGAAAGGAGAAAAAAGACATCAGCTCTGCAGGACTCTGTGATGTTGTCTGACCGGTATTCTCTCTTCAGACTGAAAAGACCGTTCCCCTC from Syntrophorhabdales bacterium carries:
- a CDS encoding endonuclease Q family protein, coding for MVPESIWKWAQLKGITLIGTGDFTHPGWFKELSEKLEPEGNGLFSLKREYRSDNITESCRADVFFLLSVEISCIYKKGDKTRKIHCLVLLPDLQSAARFNLALARIGNITSDGRPILGLDARELLRIALDASDQVMFIPAHAWTPHFSVFGAASGFDSLDECFEELTPHIHAIETGLSSDPAMNWRLSALDEITLISNSDAHSAPKMGREANIFDTDLTYRAIKESITTRRGFLGTIEFFPEEGKYHYDGHRACGVRYSPRETKNNEYRCPVCGKRLTVGVMHRVEVLADREPGFKPPGAPPYHSLIPLQEVLAEARGVGPNSRSVREEYDNMLARLGNEFSVLMEAPLGEIERVMSPLIAEAIGLMRAGKVQINPGYDGEYGAITILGDKRRNTIKGQGTLL